In a genomic window of Argonema galeatum A003/A1:
- a CDS encoding DUF3859 domain-containing protein, translating into MEPRLTQTQLAQAIAEIEQLSRQRELELTPEQVREILRELNLPDELLEDAIVQMRRREVLKQRQRRNRWIAIATTAVAIAAIGIGVLFGQNRQQQTAQVVAGQDRIALSKTSGDSLTQVSRQTNPRVYYQVTLKNAPIARQLSLQCDWIDPSGQIVHQGRYQTRTIDTPIWNTNCFYNLGSAAPPGNWEVRMSLDGRVISTQPFTVK; encoded by the coding sequence ATGGAACCTCGACTCACCCAAACCCAGCTCGCACAGGCGATCGCTGAGATCGAACAGTTGTCGCGGCAGCGCGAGTTAGAATTGACTCCAGAGCAGGTAAGAGAAATTTTACGAGAGTTGAATCTTCCTGATGAGCTTCTAGAAGATGCGATCGTGCAGATGCGCCGCCGCGAAGTGCTAAAACAACGGCAGCGACGGAACCGCTGGATTGCGATCGCCACGACAGCAGTTGCAATCGCTGCGATCGGTATAGGTGTTCTGTTCGGGCAAAATCGACAGCAGCAAACCGCTCAAGTTGTGGCAGGGCAAGACCGGATTGCGCTATCTAAAACAAGTGGTGACAGCCTTACTCAAGTCAGCCGTCAAACTAATCCCCGCGTTTACTACCAGGTGACGTTGAAAAATGCCCCGATCGCTCGTCAGTTGTCTCTGCAATGCGACTGGATCGATCCGAGCGGTCAAATTGTGCATCAGGGGCGATATCAAACTCGCACGATCGATACGCCGATTTGGAATACCAACTGCTTTTATAATCTCGGCTCAGCTGCGCCGCCAGGAAACTGGGAAGTGAGAATGTCGCTGGATGGGCGCGTCATCAGCACTCAGCCATTCACAGTCAAGTAG
- a CDS encoding asparagine synthetase B family protein: MGARGKPSQFLGYWGQGDRTETLRSLVPHYCIRQGKMSGANAQLEWAIASASLLKADTVTLNACGRSQPTDLPGDAWAAVEARQLRLGRDPFGRVPLYWMQLGETIWFSTRLQLLLPLIASPQVSPIALHSVACFSYVPTPLTSIEQIASVAAGTEMIWQVADVNDMPFPKVRSLPSAWQESPQLLRREDEAIEQLRVLLRQAIDRQVADLPIDEPVGVLLSGGIDSSLVTALLVEAGLQVRAYALDFGVEGYSELPYAQQVADFLQIPLVRVAATGDAVVRAIGATAKALDLPYGDGTTAPLFLLKQAAAQDVRVVFNGENGDQLFAGWTNKPLIANGVYTKEHPATAETFEQQYLRTFQRFLGYESQIFSPELFAQIQAHDLSFYLQEALDAKACSSLLARLRRASLMLKGAQNIQPRATALGFAHGLWVRSPFCDPDLTAWTFQLPGELLLQGACEKYILKRASDRWLPPEIVWREKRGMGVPLKVWYYRELWGAIGQRLNPNVLRSENRWQPYLADAMLSGRLGVAMRDRYIGNNLWLLLMWQAWRTEVLKEIPVKRSFDHVFWLPPAIGQRIWNYRRRLD; encoded by the coding sequence ATGGGCGCTAGAGGCAAACCTTCACAGTTCTTAGGCTACTGGGGGCAGGGCGATCGCACAGAAACGCTGCGTAGTTTAGTGCCTCACTACTGCATTCGGCAGGGCAAGATGTCTGGGGCAAACGCGCAACTAGAATGGGCGATCGCTTCTGCATCGTTACTCAAGGCCGACACAGTGACGCTGAATGCTTGTGGGCGATCGCAACCAACCGATTTGCCGGGAGATGCTTGGGCAGCGGTGGAAGCGAGACAGCTACGGCTGGGGCGCGATCCGTTTGGGCGAGTGCCGCTGTACTGGATGCAGTTGGGAGAAACGATTTGGTTTTCGACGCGCCTGCAACTGCTGCTGCCGCTGATTGCTTCCCCTCAAGTTAGCCCGATTGCCCTACACAGCGTAGCTTGTTTTTCCTACGTACCGACGCCACTAACCTCGATCGAGCAAATTGCATCCGTAGCAGCCGGAACTGAGATGATTTGGCAAGTCGCCGATGTTAATGATATGCCGTTTCCGAAAGTGCGATCGCTCCCTTCAGCTTGGCAGGAATCGCCCCAACTACTGCGGCGTGAGGACGAGGCGATCGAGCAGTTGCGAGTGCTTTTGCGGCAGGCGATCGATCGACAGGTAGCAGATTTGCCGATCGATGAACCCGTTGGCGTTTTGCTGTCGGGTGGCATCGATTCTTCGCTGGTGACAGCGCTGCTAGTGGAGGCGGGCTTGCAGGTGCGGGCTTATGCGCTCGATTTTGGCGTTGAGGGATATTCGGAACTGCCCTACGCTCAGCAGGTGGCAGACTTTTTGCAGATTCCGTTGGTGCGAGTGGCGGCGACGGGCGATGCAGTCGTGCGGGCGATCGGGGCGACCGCCAAAGCCCTCGACTTACCCTATGGAGATGGCACAACAGCCCCGCTGTTCTTGCTCAAACAGGCAGCGGCGCAGGACGTGCGGGTCGTGTTCAATGGCGAGAATGGCGATCAGCTATTTGCCGGATGGACGAACAAACCCTTGATTGCCAACGGAGTTTACACTAAGGAGCATCCTGCCACAGCCGAAACGTTTGAACAGCAGTATTTGCGGACGTTTCAGCGATTTTTAGGCTACGAATCGCAAATCTTTTCACCCGAACTGTTTGCCCAAATTCAAGCTCACGATCTGAGTTTTTACCTGCAAGAAGCGCTAGATGCTAAGGCGTGTTCCTCGCTGCTGGCGCGATTGCGGCGGGCTTCGCTGATGCTCAAAGGCGCACAAAATATTCAGCCGAGGGCAACGGCATTAGGGTTTGCTCACGGCCTGTGGGTGCGATCGCCCTTCTGTGACCCTGACCTCACCGCCTGGACGTTTCAACTGCCTGGAGAACTGTTGCTGCAAGGCGCTTGCGAAAAATATATTCTCAAAAGAGCCTCCGATCGCTGGTTGCCCCCCGAAATTGTCTGGCGCGAAAAGCGCGGAATGGGAGTGCCGCTAAAGGTTTGGTACTACCGCGAGCTTTGGGGTGCGATCGGTCAGCGGCTGAATCCGAATGTGTTGCGATCGGAAAATCGCTGGCAGCCCTATTTAGCCGACGCGATGTTATCCGGACGACTCGGAGTTGCCATGCGCGATCGCTACATTGGTAATAATCTTTGGCTGCTGCTAATGTGGCAGGCATGGCGAACCGAAGTGTTAAAAGAAATTCCGGTCAAGCGATCGTTCGATCATGTCTTTTGGCTGCCGCCTGCGATCGGGCAGCGCATTTGGAACTATCGAAGGAGGCTGGATTGA
- a CDS encoding diaminopimelate decarboxylase family protein, with translation MTESVVEDETKTYSPPFSIAIAHELLSTYGSPLYVYQGDRLHQTLEHITRSINYPHVQFHFASVTNGNIALLQLIQQAGWGLHANTPGDVFLGLKAGFMTDRIVYTGSNLSRADIQQLIDWKIDRFNFDSLSQLQDFCEYSRTAGRSRQTELGLRLNSPELTGDSRIGLRPDEFDKAHKIAQQQGFSITGLHFYRGTGTNATSAFTQAIDRLIAIAQQLPDWRTLDFGGGFGYPYRGGAVFDWTEFGAAITQQLTALSRPIELVIEPGRSAIAGCGVMLAKVVSVKWQGSRQIVGVDTTVANLSVPAVHGGYRAIAIWETDRSRHQTDICGNTTYSRDYLGRNCWLPTLKIGDAIAILDSGAYGYAMSSHFLHRPRPAEVLIEANRHRLIRQREDYSILLNGQIF, from the coding sequence TTGACTGAATCTGTGGTTGAGGATGAAACCAAAACATATTCGCCGCCGTTCTCGATCGCGATCGCGCACGAATTGCTTTCAACTTATGGTTCGCCGCTATATGTGTATCAGGGCGATCGCCTCCATCAGACCCTTGAGCATATTACCCGATCGATCAACTATCCCCACGTTCAGTTTCATTTTGCTAGCGTCACCAACGGCAATATTGCCCTCTTGCAACTGATCCAGCAGGCTGGCTGGGGGCTGCACGCCAATACTCCGGGCGATGTTTTCCTCGGACTGAAAGCGGGTTTTATGACCGATCGCATTGTCTACACCGGCAGTAACCTCAGCAGAGCCGATATTCAGCAACTGATCGACTGGAAGATCGATCGATTCAACTTCGATAGCCTGTCGCAACTTCAGGATTTTTGCGAATATTCACGCACTGCTGGGCGATCACGCCAGACCGAACTCGGACTGCGCCTCAACTCACCCGAACTGACGGGTGACAGCCGCATCGGGTTGCGTCCCGACGAATTCGACAAAGCCCACAAAATCGCGCAGCAGCAAGGGTTCAGCATTACCGGACTGCATTTCTATCGGGGGACGGGAACTAACGCCACGAGTGCTTTTACGCAGGCGATCGATCGCCTGATCGCCATCGCCCAACAGTTGCCAGATTGGAGAACCCTTGATTTTGGCGGTGGCTTTGGCTATCCCTATCGAGGCGGCGCGGTGTTTGACTGGACGGAGTTTGGTGCAGCTATTACTCAACAACTGACTGCCCTATCTCGCCCGATCGAGTTGGTGATTGAACCGGGACGATCGGCGATCGCAGGCTGTGGTGTAATGCTTGCGAAGGTTGTCTCAGTGAAGTGGCAGGGCTCTAGGCAAATTGTCGGTGTGGATACGACTGTGGCAAATCTATCAGTGCCTGCGGTGCATGGCGGCTATCGAGCGATCGCGATTTGGGAAACCGATCGATCGCGACATCAAACGGATATTTGCGGCAACACGACTTATTCGCGGGATTATTTGGGGCGCAACTGTTGGCTACCGACACTCAAAATTGGAGATGCGATCGCCATTTTGGATAGCGGGGCTTACGGCTATGCGATGTCGTCGCATTTTCTGCACCGTCCCCGTCCTGCTGAGGTATTAATTGAAGCTAACCGCCATCGATTAATTCGGCAGCGAGAAGACTATTCCATCTTGTTAAACGGGCAAATATTCTAA
- a CDS encoding asparagine synthetase B family protein, whose product MQTQKFINPNWVIAWGPTARSLQATWATSGLAAIGVQPTFSPSQRFVLVGDCCFDRSILLKQLTDVDGLNDLAIVGQLWEQWGTETLSLLEGQFALAVWDREQQTLCLGRDRVGAKTLYYTSEGTTRFLAPRLRSLNPYHDRELDLVALRDYLCCAFVPGAQTLWQGVRELRPGSYLCLPDNVQPQRYWQPQEQITNADRPLSWHSRQVRELLEQLVQQALPAVEPVGAYLSGGIDSSCVTAIAARLHDRPVHTFSIHFGAEYPSEIEFANVVAAHCGTVHHILEVSPQKIWQLLPETLAAMDDPVGEGLTVPNLLLALEAKQFAGVVLNGEGGDPCFGGPKNKPMLLNSLYGSIQGEADPIAAYLTSFQKCYVDLPRLLKPEVWDRVKNAPSVFAEELQQTETAFLNRLMRLNIEFKGADYILTKVNNLTAAAGLKARSPLFDPRMVALSLQIPPEYKLSGAQEKAVLKAAVADLLPDVIVNRPKSGMVMSMQQWFLRDWQRQARSLLLNRRAAIAPYLDQTLIRDWLDYRGEVFPRYGLKLWLLVTLEIWLQVNRR is encoded by the coding sequence ATGCAGACACAGAAGTTCATCAATCCTAATTGGGTGATTGCTTGGGGGCCAACAGCGCGCTCGCTTCAGGCGACTTGGGCAACTTCCGGTTTGGCCGCGATCGGAGTGCAGCCGACCTTCAGCCCCAGTCAGCGATTTGTGCTGGTGGGTGACTGCTGCTTCGATCGCTCCATTCTGCTCAAACAACTGACTGACGTAGATGGATTGAACGATCTGGCGATCGTCGGGCAGCTATGGGAGCAGTGGGGCACTGAAACACTGAGTTTGCTGGAAGGACAATTTGCCCTTGCTGTGTGGGATCGAGAGCAGCAAACCTTGTGTCTGGGGCGCGATCGCGTCGGAGCCAAAACGCTCTACTACACGAGTGAGGGAACGACTCGCTTCCTTGCGCCCCGACTGCGATCGCTCAATCCGTATCACGATCGAGAACTCGATTTAGTGGCTTTGCGTGATTATTTGTGCTGTGCCTTTGTACCCGGAGCGCAAACGCTCTGGCAGGGGGTGCGAGAGTTGCGACCGGGCAGCTACCTGTGCTTACCGGATAATGTCCAGCCACAGCGCTACTGGCAGCCGCAGGAGCAAATTACCAACGCCGATCGCCCCCTCTCTTGGCACAGTCGGCAGGTGCGCGAGCTGTTGGAACAACTGGTGCAGCAGGCGCTTCCGGCGGTTGAGCCAGTCGGAGCATACCTTTCGGGCGGCATTGACTCAAGCTGCGTGACAGCGATCGCAGCGCGGCTTCACGATCGTCCGGTTCACACTTTTTCGATTCACTTTGGCGCTGAGTATCCGAGCGAGATTGAATTTGCCAACGTCGTAGCGGCACATTGCGGCACCGTACACCACATCTTAGAAGTTTCGCCCCAAAAAATTTGGCAGTTGTTGCCGGAAACGCTGGCGGCGATGGACGATCCGGTTGGGGAAGGCTTGACGGTGCCAAATTTGCTGCTGGCGCTAGAGGCAAAGCAATTTGCGGGCGTGGTGCTGAATGGCGAAGGTGGCGATCCGTGCTTTGGTGGGCCCAAAAATAAGCCGATGCTGCTAAATAGTTTGTATGGTTCGATTCAGGGTGAAGCCGATCCGATCGCAGCTTACTTGACTTCTTTTCAGAAATGCTATGTGGATTTGCCGCGTTTGCTGAAGCCGGAGGTGTGGGATCGGGTGAAGAATGCTCCTTCCGTATTTGCTGAGGAATTGCAACAGACAGAAACCGCGTTTTTGAATCGGCTGATGCGGCTCAACATCGAGTTCAAGGGAGCCGATTACATTTTGACCAAGGTGAATAATCTCACCGCTGCTGCCGGACTAAAAGCGCGATCGCCCCTGTTCGATCCGCGCATGGTGGCGCTGAGTTTGCAAATTCCGCCAGAATACAAGCTTTCGGGGGCACAAGAAAAAGCCGTCCTCAAAGCTGCTGTCGCCGATTTGCTGCCCGATGTCATTGTCAACCGTCCGAAAAGCGGCATGGTGATGTCGATGCAGCAGTGGTTTTTGAGGGATTGGCAACGACAAGCGCGATCGCTGCTGCTGAATCGACGGGCGGCGATCGCGCCTTACCTCGATCAAACGCTGATTCGCGACTGGCTAGACTATCGCGGCGAAGTTTTTCCCCGCTACGGGCTGAAGCTGTGGCTGCTGGTGACACTGGAAATCTGGCTACAGGTGAATCGCCGTTAA